One window of the Streptomyces sp. NBC_00259 genome contains the following:
- the pgi gene encoding glucose-6-phosphate isomerase gives MNATRLNRTPEWAALTKHREQLADTHLRELFAADAERGSRYTLQVGDLYLDYSKQRVTDETLALLRDLAAATDVAGLRDAMFRGEKINITENRAVLHTALRAPRDAVIEVDGENVVPAVHAVLDKMSAFSERIRSGGWTGHTGKPIKNVVNIGIGGSDLGPAMAYEALRSYTARDLTLRFVSNVDGADLHEAVRDLDPAETLFIIASKTFTTVETITNATSARDWLLTGLGAGQDAVAKHFVALSTNAGKVSEFGIDTANMFEFWDWVGGRYSYDSAIGLSLMIAIGPDRFREMLDGFHLVDEHFRTAPPEENAPMLLGLLGIWYDNFFDAQSHAVLPYSHYLSRFTAYLQQLDMESNGKSVDREGNRVDWQTGPVVWGTPGTNGQHAYYQLIHQGTKLIPADFIGFAEPVGDLLPGLVPQHDLLMANFFAQTQALAFGKTPDEVRAEGVAEELVPHKTFVGNHPTTTILAKQLTPSVLGQLVALYEHKVFVQGAVWNIDSFDQWGVELGKVLAKRIEPVLTRTGTSAADAADGEDLDSSTATLVDTYRTLRGR, from the coding sequence ATGAACGCAACCCGGCTCAACCGGACGCCCGAATGGGCCGCTCTCACCAAGCACCGTGAGCAGCTGGCCGACACACATCTGCGGGAACTGTTCGCCGCCGATGCCGAGCGCGGCAGCCGGTACACCCTCCAGGTCGGCGACCTCTACCTCGACTACTCCAAGCAGCGGGTGACCGACGAGACGCTGGCGCTGCTGCGGGACCTGGCGGCGGCCACCGATGTGGCGGGGCTGCGGGACGCCATGTTCCGCGGCGAGAAGATCAACATCACCGAGAACCGGGCGGTGCTGCACACCGCGCTGCGCGCCCCCCGTGACGCCGTCATCGAGGTCGACGGCGAGAACGTGGTCCCCGCGGTGCACGCCGTGCTCGACAAGATGAGCGCCTTCTCCGAGCGGATCCGCTCGGGCGGCTGGACCGGTCACACCGGAAAGCCCATCAAGAACGTCGTCAACATCGGTATCGGCGGCTCCGATCTGGGCCCGGCGATGGCCTATGAGGCACTGCGCTCCTACACCGCACGGGACCTGACGCTCCGTTTCGTCTCCAACGTCGACGGAGCCGATCTCCACGAGGCGGTGCGCGACCTCGACCCCGCCGAGACGCTGTTCATCATCGCGTCCAAGACGTTCACCACCGTCGAGACCATCACCAACGCCACGTCCGCCCGCGACTGGCTGCTCACCGGCCTCGGCGCCGGCCAGGACGCCGTCGCCAAGCACTTCGTGGCGCTGTCGACCAACGCCGGCAAGGTCTCCGAGTTCGGCATCGACACGGCCAACATGTTCGAGTTCTGGGACTGGGTCGGCGGCCGCTACTCGTACGACTCGGCCATCGGACTCTCGCTGATGATCGCCATCGGCCCGGACCGGTTCCGCGAGATGCTCGACGGATTCCACCTCGTCGACGAGCACTTCCGCACGGCGCCGCCGGAGGAGAACGCGCCGATGCTGCTCGGCCTCCTCGGCATCTGGTACGACAACTTCTTCGACGCCCAGTCGCACGCGGTGCTGCCCTACTCGCACTACCTGAGCAGGTTCACGGCGTATCTGCAGCAGCTGGACATGGAGTCCAACGGCAAGTCCGTCGACCGCGAGGGCAACCGGGTCGACTGGCAGACCGGGCCCGTCGTCTGGGGCACCCCCGGCACCAACGGGCAGCACGCGTACTACCAGTTGATCCACCAGGGCACCAAGCTCATCCCCGCCGACTTCATCGGCTTCGCCGAGCCGGTCGGGGACCTGCTGCCCGGGCTCGTGCCCCAGCACGACCTGCTGATGGCCAACTTCTTCGCCCAGACCCAGGCGCTGGCGTTCGGCAAGACCCCCGACGAGGTGCGGGCCGAGGGCGTCGCCGAGGAACTGGTGCCGCACAAGACGTTCGTGGGGAACCACCCGACCACCACGATCCTGGCGAAGCAGCTGACCCCGTCCGTCCTCGGCCAGCTCGTCGCGCTCTACGAGCACAAGGTGTTCGTCCAGGGCGCCGTCTGGAACATCGACTCCTTCGACCAGTGGGGAGTCGAGCTCGGCAAGGTCCTGGCCAAGCGGATCGAGCCCGTGCTGACCCGCACGGGGACATCGGCCGCCGACGCGGCGGACGGCGAGGACCTCGACAGCTCGACCGCCACGCTCGTGGACACGTACCGCACCCTGCGCGGCAGGTAG
- a CDS encoding SIS domain-containing protein — protein sequence MPQSHQGPHAQLGAGLFVDHGRAAFERAVEANKDSVAAAARLIADCVAADGVVHAFGTGHSQAAALEIAGRAGGLVPTSRISLADLVLRGGEDRAVLDDPLLERSPGLAARLYTLATPRPQDMFVIISNSGVNNSIVDMALHVKAAGHPLVALTSLEHTNSVPSLHSSGKRLADLADAVLDNCAPTGDALLPLPDGNALCGVSTLTSSLLVQMTVAEAVALLGAEGHEAPVYVSANVPGGYERNAVLEARYQGRLHRGGH from the coding sequence ATGCCTCAGTCGCACCAGGGCCCGCACGCGCAGCTCGGGGCCGGCCTGTTCGTCGACCACGGACGCGCGGCCTTCGAGCGGGCGGTCGAGGCCAACAAGGACTCCGTCGCGGCCGCGGCCCGGCTCATCGCGGACTGCGTCGCCGCGGACGGCGTCGTCCACGCCTTCGGCACCGGCCACTCGCAGGCCGCCGCCCTGGAGATCGCGGGCCGGGCCGGCGGACTCGTCCCCACCAGCCGGATCTCCCTCGCCGATCTCGTGCTCCGCGGCGGCGAGGACCGCGCCGTACTCGACGACCCGCTGCTGGAGCGTTCCCCCGGCCTGGCCGCCCGGCTCTACACCCTGGCCACGCCACGCCCGCAGGACATGTTCGTGATCATCTCCAACTCGGGTGTCAACAACTCGATCGTCGACATGGCCCTCCATGTGAAGGCGGCGGGCCACCCGCTGGTCGCCCTCACCTCGCTGGAGCACACCAACTCCGTGCCGTCCCTGCACAGCAGCGGAAAGCGGCTCGCCGACCTGGCCGACGCCGTCCTCGACAACTGCGCGCCCACCGGTGACGCTCTCCTTCCGCTGCCCGACGGCAACGCCCTGTGCGGCGTCTCCACGCTCACCTCCTCGCTCCTCGTCCAGATGACCGTCGCCGAGGCCGTCGCCCTGCTCGGCGCGGAGGGCCACGAGGCGCCCGTGTACGTATCCGCCAACGTGCCGGGCGGGTACGAGCGGAACGCCGTGCTCGAAGCCCGCTACCAGGGGCGGCTGCACCGCGGCGGGCACTGA
- a CDS encoding N-acetylglucosamine kinase: MSESISRPLVIGVDAGGTRVRARLAEARGGAVLGEGTGGPGNAMSVERDALTRHLTAALTGAVPPGLGGTVTAVVGGFAGGSTVGAPGKGRSLALRCLAEALAAVGAAPAVLDVYGDVDVAFASGRGVPADGLVVIAGTGAVAARVADRRSVRSADGDGWLLGDAGSGFWLGREALVAVLRALDGRGPRTALAEPLLAHCLGRRGELPESWAGRRSLREALIGHAFTEHPVRLAALSPFVVAAEEAGDEVARGLLDRAADELAATVGALAPIPGEPLVTSGGLLGPRGPLLERLTVRTRALGLRPEPVTDGAAGAVELARLLT; the protein is encoded by the coding sequence ATGAGCGAATCCATCAGCCGGCCCCTGGTCATCGGCGTCGACGCGGGCGGGACGCGGGTCCGCGCCCGGCTGGCGGAGGCGCGCGGCGGCGCCGTCCTCGGCGAAGGCACGGGCGGGCCCGGCAACGCGATGAGCGTCGAGCGCGACGCCCTCACCCGCCATCTGACCGCCGCTCTCACCGGGGCCGTTCCGCCCGGCCTCGGCGGCACGGTCACCGCCGTCGTCGGCGGCTTCGCCGGCGGGTCGACCGTCGGCGCACCCGGCAAGGGGCGCTCGCTCGCCCTGCGTTGCCTTGCCGAGGCGCTCGCCGCGGTGGGGGCTGCACCCGCGGTGCTGGACGTGTACGGAGACGTGGACGTCGCCTTCGCCTCGGGCCGGGGGGTGCCGGCCGACGGGCTCGTCGTCATCGCCGGCACCGGTGCGGTCGCCGCCCGCGTGGCGGACCGCCGGTCGGTGCGCTCGGCCGACGGGGACGGCTGGCTCCTGGGTGATGCCGGGAGCGGCTTCTGGCTGGGCCGGGAGGCGCTGGTCGCGGTGCTGAGGGCGCTGGACGGGCGTGGGCCGCGGACCGCGCTGGCGGAGCCGCTGCTCGCGCACTGTCTGGGCCGCCGGGGAGAGCTGCCGGAGTCCTGGGCCGGTCGCAGATCGCTCCGCGAGGCCCTCATCGGGCACGCGTTCACGGAGCACCCGGTGCGGCTCGCGGCGCTCAGTCCCTTCGTGGTGGCGGCCGAGGAGGCGGGGGACGAGGTGGCCCGGGGCCTGCTCGACCGCGCCGCGGACGAACTGGCGGCCACGGTGGGCGCGTTGGCCCCGATCCCGGGAGAACCCCTGGTCACGAGCGGTGGACTGCTGGGCCCGCGGGGGCCGCTGCTGGAGCGACTGACGGTGCGGACACGGGCGTTGGGGCTGCGGCCCGAACCCGTGACGGACGGCGCGGCCGGAGCCGTGGAGCTGGCGCGGCTCTTGACGTGA
- a CDS encoding MurR/RpiR family transcriptional regulator, with protein MITALIRSELPRMTGSLRKVGERVLADPQSVALASAAELGRRTGTSQASVTRFCRALGLDSYQHLLLELAREQGGRPADERPIGHGIGPDDPLDHVVAVVAQADLQALRRTVEHLDRDALERAAQAVARARRIDVYGVGASGIVARETEARLFGIGCAARSWTEVHAAETSAALLTPSDTVVALSHSGTTREVLSPLRLAAERGAATVAVTGDPRSPIAAAASVHLTSTSAETSFRRGGFGTRHSVLLILDCLFARVAQLTYERATASLALTEHIGEAHAVRARRR; from the coding sequence ATGATCACCGCACTGATCCGCTCCGAGCTGCCCCGGATGACCGGCTCCCTGCGCAAGGTCGGCGAGCGCGTGCTGGCCGATCCGCAGAGCGTCGCCCTCGCCTCGGCGGCCGAACTCGGCCGCCGCACCGGGACGTCCCAGGCCTCGGTGACCCGCTTCTGCCGGGCGCTCGGCCTCGACTCGTACCAGCACCTGCTGCTCGAACTCGCCAGGGAACAGGGGGGCCGTCCCGCCGACGAACGCCCCATCGGACACGGAATCGGCCCCGACGACCCGCTGGACCATGTCGTCGCGGTCGTCGCCCAGGCCGATCTGCAGGCCCTGCGACGGACCGTGGAGCACCTCGACCGGGACGCCCTGGAGCGGGCCGCGCAGGCCGTCGCCCGTGCGCGCCGCATCGACGTCTACGGAGTGGGCGCCTCGGGCATCGTGGCGCGCGAGACGGAGGCCCGGCTCTTCGGCATCGGCTGTGCCGCCCGGAGCTGGACCGAGGTCCATGCCGCGGAGACCTCCGCCGCCCTGCTCACGCCCTCCGACACGGTGGTGGCGCTCTCCCACTCCGGCACCACCCGTGAGGTCCTCAGCCCGCTCCGGCTCGCCGCCGAGCGGGGCGCCGCGACCGTGGCGGTCACCGGCGATCCGCGCTCACCCATCGCCGCCGCGGCCTCGGTCCACCTCACCTCGACCTCGGCGGAGACCAGTTTCCGGCGCGGCGGATTCGGCACCCGTCATTCGGTGCTGCTGATCCTCGACTGCCTCTTCGCGCGGGTGGCGCAGCTGACCTACGAACGGGCCACGGCCTCGCTCGCGCTGACCGAGCACATCGGCGAGGCACACGCCGTGCGCGCACGGCGCCGCTGA
- a CDS encoding RNA polymerase-binding protein RbpA, which produces MASGNAIRGSRVGAGPMGEAERGESAPRLRISFWCSNGHETQPSFASDAQVPDSWDCPRCGFPAGQDRDNPPDPPRTEPYKTHLAYVRERRSDADGEAILAEALAKLRGEI; this is translated from the coding sequence GTGGCAAGTGGCAACGCGATCCGGGGAAGCCGGGTCGGAGCGGGGCCGATGGGGGAGGCCGAGCGGGGCGAATCCGCGCCGCGTCTCCGCATCTCCTTCTGGTGCTCGAACGGGCACGAGACGCAGCCGAGCTTCGCCAGTGACGCACAGGTTCCGGACAGCTGGGACTGCCCGCGCTGCGGGTTCCCGGCCGGCCAGGACCGGGACAACCCGCCGGACCCGCCGCGCACCGAGCCGTACAAGACGCATCTGGCGTATGTGCGCGAGCGGCGCAGCGACGCGGACGGCGAGGCGATCCTCGCCGAGGCGCTCGCGAAGCTCCGGGGCGAGATCTGA
- the secG gene encoding preprotein translocase subunit SecG yields MGFSIALIFFSLLLMLLVLMHKGKGGGLSDMFGGGMQSSVGGSSVAERNLDRITVVIGLMWFACIVVLGLLMKLGS; encoded by the coding sequence ATGGGGTTCTCGATCGCCCTGATCTTCTTCAGCCTGCTGCTGATGCTGCTGGTGCTGATGCACAAGGGGAAGGGCGGCGGCCTCTCCGACATGTTCGGTGGCGGCATGCAGTCGTCCGTCGGTGGTTCCTCGGTCGCCGAGCGCAACCTCGACCGCATCACCGTCGTCATCGGTCTGATGTGGTTTGCCTGCATTGTCGTACTTGGTCTGCTGATGAAGCTGGGCAGCTGA
- the tpiA gene encoding triose-phosphate isomerase: MTASTPSGRTPLMAGNWKMNLNHLEAIAHVQKLAFALADKDYDAVEVAVLPPFTDLRSVQTLVDGDKLKIKYGAQDISAHDSGAYTGEISGLMLAKLKCTYVAVGHSERRQYHDETDQICNAKVKAAYRHGLTPILCVGEGLDVRKAGQQVQYTLNQLDGGLKDIPAEQAETIVIAYEPVWAIGTGEVATPEDAQEVCGAIRGRLAELYSQELADKVRIQYGGSVKAGNVAAIMAQPDVDGALVGGAALDADEFVKIVRFRDQ; encoded by the coding sequence ATGACTGCATCCACGCCTTCTGGCCGTACCCCGCTGATGGCGGGCAACTGGAAGATGAACCTCAACCACCTCGAGGCCATCGCCCACGTCCAGAAGCTCGCCTTCGCACTCGCCGACAAGGACTACGACGCCGTCGAGGTCGCCGTCCTGCCCCCGTTCACCGATCTGCGTTCCGTGCAGACCCTGGTGGACGGCGACAAGCTCAAGATCAAGTACGGCGCCCAGGACATCTCGGCGCACGACTCCGGTGCCTACACCGGTGAGATCTCGGGCCTGATGCTGGCCAAGCTGAAGTGCACCTACGTCGCCGTCGGTCACTCCGAGCGACGCCAGTACCACGACGAGACCGACCAGATCTGCAACGCCAAGGTCAAGGCCGCCTACCGGCACGGCCTGACCCCGATCCTCTGTGTCGGCGAGGGCCTGGACGTCCGCAAGGCGGGCCAGCAGGTCCAGTACACGCTGAACCAGCTCGACGGCGGTCTGAAGGACATCCCGGCCGAGCAGGCCGAGACCATCGTGATCGCGTACGAGCCCGTCTGGGCCATCGGCACCGGCGAGGTCGCCACCCCCGAGGACGCCCAGGAGGTCTGCGGGGCCATCCGCGGCCGGCTGGCCGAGCTCTACAGCCAGGAGCTGGCCGACAAGGTCCGGATCCAGTACGGCGGCTCGGTGAAGGCCGGAAACGTCGCGGCGATCATGGCGCAGCCCGATGTGGACGGCGCTCTGGTCGGCGGTGCGGCGCTGGACGCCGACGAGTTCGTCAAGATCGTCCGCTTCCGCGACCAGTGA
- a CDS encoding phosphoglycerate kinase: MKTIDELLAGGVTGKRVFVRADLNVPLDGATITDDGRIRAVLPTVKALADAGARVVVASHLGRPKGAPDPAFSLAPAAARLGELLGTDVAFATDTVGESARTTVDGLADGQVAVIENLRFNAGETSKDDAERGAFAEQLAALADLYVGDGFGAVHRKHASVYDLPARLPHAAGHLIGTEVGVLKKLTEDVKRPYVVVLGGAKVSDKLAVIDELLGKADRLLIGGGMAYTFLKAKGYEVGISLLQEDQIPVVTEYMERAEKSGVELVLPVDILASSEFPDLKTKAPAEFVTVDADKIPSDKEGLDIGPRTRELYASKVADAETVFWNGPLGVFEHPDYAGGTRAIAQALVDSEAFTVVGGGDSAAAVRTLGFDENAFGHISTGGGASLEYLEGKTLPGLAALED, translated from the coding sequence ATGAAGACGATCGACGAACTTCTCGCCGGAGGCGTCACCGGCAAGCGGGTCTTCGTCCGCGCCGACCTGAATGTGCCGCTCGACGGCGCCACGATCACCGACGACGGCCGTATCCGCGCCGTCCTGCCGACCGTGAAGGCCCTCGCCGACGCGGGCGCACGGGTCGTCGTCGCCTCCCACCTGGGCCGCCCCAAGGGCGCCCCGGACCCGGCGTTCTCGCTCGCCCCGGCCGCCGCGCGCCTCGGTGAACTGCTGGGCACCGATGTGGCGTTCGCGACCGACACGGTCGGCGAGTCCGCCCGCACCACCGTCGACGGCCTCGCCGACGGCCAGGTCGCCGTCATCGAGAACCTCCGCTTCAACGCCGGCGAGACGTCCAAGGACGACGCCGAGCGCGGTGCGTTCGCCGAGCAGCTGGCCGCCCTCGCGGATCTGTACGTGGGCGACGGCTTCGGTGCCGTGCACCGCAAGCACGCCTCGGTGTACGACCTCCCGGCCCGCCTCCCGCACGCCGCCGGCCACCTCATCGGCACCGAGGTCGGCGTCCTGAAGAAGCTCACCGAGGACGTGAAGCGGCCGTACGTCGTCGTCCTCGGCGGCGCCAAGGTCTCCGACAAGCTCGCCGTCATCGACGAGCTGCTCGGCAAGGCCGACCGTCTGCTCATCGGCGGCGGCATGGCGTACACCTTCCTCAAGGCCAAGGGCTACGAGGTCGGCATCTCCCTCCTTCAGGAGGACCAGATCCCGGTCGTGACCGAGTACATGGAGCGCGCCGAGAAGAGCGGCGTCGAACTGGTGCTGCCGGTCGACATCCTGGCCTCGTCGGAGTTCCCCGACCTGAAGACCAAGGCCCCGGCCGAGTTCGTCACGGTCGACGCCGACAAGATCCCCTCCGACAAGGAGGGCCTGGACATCGGCCCGAGGACGCGCGAGCTGTACGCGTCCAAGGTCGCCGATGCCGAGACGGTGTTCTGGAACGGCCCGCTGGGCGTCTTCGAGCACCCCGACTACGCGGGCGGTACCCGCGCCATCGCCCAGGCGCTCGTGGACAGCGAGGCCTTCACCGTCGTCGGCGGTGGCGACTCGGCCGCCGCGGTCCGCACGCTGGGCTTCGACGAGAACGCATTCGGCCACATCTCGACCGGTGGCGGCGCGAGCCTCGAGTACCTCGAGGGCAAGACGCTTCCCGGCCTCGCCGCACTGGAGGACTGA
- the gap gene encoding type I glyceraldehyde-3-phosphate dehydrogenase: MTIRVGINGFGRIGRNYFRALLEQGADIEIVAVNDLGDTATTAHLLKYDTILGRLKADVSHTADTITVDGHTIKVLSERNPADIPWGELGVDLVIESTGIFTKKADAEKHIAGGAKKVLISAPATDEDITIVMGVNQDKYDPAKHNVISNASCTTNCVAPMAKVLDESFGIVKGMMTTVHAYTNDQRILDFPHKDLRRARAAAENIIPTSTGAAKATALVLPQLKGKLDGIAMRVPVPTGSVTDLVLELDREVTKDEINSAFQKAAEGQLKGILDYTEDPIVSSDIVNWPASCTFDSKLTMVQGKQVKVVGWYDNEWGYSNRLVDLTVFVGNQL; the protein is encoded by the coding sequence GTGACGATCCGCGTAGGCATCAACGGCTTTGGCCGCATCGGTCGTAACTACTTCCGCGCGCTGCTGGAGCAGGGTGCAGACATCGAGATCGTGGCTGTCAACGACCTGGGTGACACCGCGACCACCGCTCACCTGCTGAAGTACGACACCATCCTCGGCCGCCTCAAGGCCGACGTGTCGCACACCGCCGACACCATCACCGTCGACGGTCACACCATCAAGGTGCTGTCCGAGCGCAACCCCGCCGACATCCCGTGGGGAGAGCTGGGTGTCGACCTCGTCATCGAGTCGACCGGCATCTTCACCAAGAAGGCCGACGCCGAGAAGCACATCGCGGGCGGCGCGAAGAAGGTCCTCATCTCGGCTCCGGCCACCGACGAGGACATCACCATCGTCATGGGCGTCAACCAGGACAAGTACGACCCGGCGAAGCACAACGTCATCTCCAACGCCTCCTGCACCACCAACTGTGTGGCCCCGATGGCGAAGGTCCTCGACGAGAGCTTCGGCATCGTCAAGGGCATGATGACGACCGTCCACGCGTACACGAACGACCAGCGCATCCTGGACTTCCCGCACAAGGACCTGCGCCGCGCCCGTGCCGCCGCGGAGAACATCATCCCGACCTCGACCGGTGCCGCGAAGGCCACCGCCCTGGTCCTCCCGCAGCTCAAGGGCAAGCTGGACGGCATCGCCATGCGCGTCCCGGTCCCGACGGGATCCGTCACCGACCTGGTCCTGGAGCTCGACCGCGAGGTCACCAAGGACGAGATCAACTCCGCCTTCCAGAAGGCCGCCGAGGGCCAGCTGAAGGGCATCCTGGACTACACCGAGGACCCGATCGTCTCCTCGGACATCGTCAACTGGCCGGCCTCCTGCACCTTCGACTCGAAGCTCACGATGGTCCAGGGCAAGCAGGTCAAGGTCGTCGGCTGGTACGACAACGAGTGGGGTTACTCCAACCGCCTCGTCGACCTGACCGTCTTCGTCGGCAACCAGCTCTGA